In Verrucomicrobiia bacterium, the genomic stretch GCCAGTCGCACCGACACATCAGCTCCCCCGCCCCAGGGCGTCGGCAGGACATTCACGTCGAGTTCCGTGATCATCACCCGCAGCCCGAGGGCGATGAAGGCCTCGAGGGTCTCCTCGATCTGCCGGGCGGAGGGGTGTTCGAGGCTGTAATGCCCCTGAAGCCCCACCGCCGTCACCTTGGCGCCCGCGTCGAGGAGCTGCCTCAGCAACCGGACCGCGCCCGCCCGCTTGCGGGGTCCCTCGAGGGAATAGTCGTTGTAGTACAGCTCCGCCTCCGGATCGGCCTCCCGGGCGAACTCGAAGGCCTTCACCAGGTAATCCTCGCCCACCAGGTTGAACCACGGCGACTGGCGCATCGTCCCGTCGTCGTTCAATGCCTCGTTCACCACGTCCCAACCCCGGATCCGGCCCCGGTACCGGCCGACCACCGTGTGGATGTGGTCGCGCATCCGTTCCAGAAGCAGCTCGCGCGACGCCGGACCCCCTTCCCCGTCCTCGAACACCCATCGCGGCGTCTGCTGATGCCACACCAGCGTGTGCCCGATCAGCACCATCCCGTGCTCTTCGCCGAACGCCACAAACCGGTCCGCCTCCGTGAACGCGTACGCCCCCGGCCGCGGCTGCAGGGGTCCCCACTTCATCGCGTTCTCCGGGGTGATCGTGTTGAAGTGGCGCCGCACGATCCCGACATCCGCCGCGGCGCTTCCCTCGACCTGCCGCCGGTTCACCGCCGCGCCCACCAGAAAATCCCCCTCGAAGACCGTCTTCAGCGCAGGTTCGGCGGCGTGTGTCACCACCCCCATGGCGGCAAGGGCGCACGCCAGCAGCATCGGGTTCGGGCTCGTCTTCATGGTCTTGACCCGGGACCTTACCGGCGACGGTGCCCCGGAGGAAGCCCATCGGAACCGCACACCCAGGCGGCGGTGCATCCCCAAGTTGTCGGTGAGGAGGCCCGGTATTTCGGAGTGCCGCGAATCAACCACGGCCGGGGACGGGCGCTTCCTCGGGGGGAAGGGTCACGGTGCCGCGTTCGAAGTCCTCGGCACTGGGGGTGCACTGGAAGTTCGAGGCCATCATCTCGTCCCAGGTGACGAGTTGCCCGTTGTAGGCGGACATGCGGCCCATGACGGCGGTGAGGCTGGATTCGGCGATGTTCTGGGCCTCGTTGATGGGATTCCCGTCGAGCACGCTGCGGATGAGGTTCATGTGCTCGCGGACATAGGACGTGGGGGTGCGTTCCCAGCGCCCGAGGTCGATGGGGGAGCGTCGATCGGCGCCACCGACATAGACGCGGTCGGCAAAGACGAGGCCGGTGACGTCGGCCATGCCGCGTTCGCCGCGGAAGAACTGTCCAATGCGGCTCCAGGTGCCTGTGACCTGGCGGGCCATGCTGTGGATGTGGACCCCGCCGGGGAACTCGTAGTCGGTGCTGAAGAAGTCGTAGCAGTTCCCGCCGCGCCGGCGAAGGCGGTGTCCGAAGCTGACGCAGTTGACGGGGTGGGTGCCGAGGAACCAGTTCATGACGTCGAGGCTGTGGACGTGCTGTTCGACGATGTGATCGCCGCACATCTCGGCCCAGCCGTTCCAGGAGCGGATCATCCATTCGGCGTCGGACAGGCCGGGCGGACGGCGTCCGATGCTGCCACCGTCGAGGCAGAAATGAACGGTGCCACCGACGATGCGGCCGATGGCGCCGTCGTGGATGGCCTTGGCGATGGCGAGGTAGCCGGGTTCATGGCGGCGCTGGGTGCCGGCGACGATCGAGAGCTTCTTTTCGGTGGCGATGCGGCCGGTTTCCATGGCGCTGCGGCAGCCGACGGGATCCACGGCGATGGGTTTCTCGACGAAGATGTGTTTGCCGGCGGCAACGGCCGCGGCGAGGTGGCGCGGCCGGAAATTGGGCGGCGTGGTGAGGAGGACGATATCGACGTCGGCCTCCGCGATGCGCCGGTAGGCATCGAAGCCGAGCATGGTCTGACCGCGGGAGATCTCGATGCCGACATTGCGGAGGGCGCTGATGCTGCGTTCGAGGCGGTCCTCGAAGACGTCGCCAAGGAGCACCAGACGGACATCCACGCCGAGTTCGCGGGCGGCCTCGAGATGATCGTTGGCGGCGCCGGTGCCGCGTCCGCCCGTGCCGATGAGCGCCGTGCGCAGCGGTCGGGTGCGGGCGGCTCCGAACACGCCCGGGGAGAGGGCGGCGAGGGCGGAGGCGGTGGAGGTGGTCTGGACGAAGGACCGTCGGGTGATGGGACGCGTGTTCATCGGGTTGGGGATGGGCGTGGCGCGGGACCTGCCCGGGGGAGTTGGTGAAAGCAGCAAGCCCGGCTGCGGGATTGCCGTCAAGGCTTCCCCGCCGGGCGGGCCGGCAGGACTCGAGGAAACCGTGGAGGTCGGGGAGACGGACGGGCCGTCGCGAAGGCCGCTTCGCCCGAAAACGGCTCAGGCCGGGCGGGAAGCGAAGGGCTGTTCGCGGCCTGCGGTTCCCACGAGGCGG encodes the following:
- a CDS encoding endo-1,4-beta-xylanase — protein: MLLACALAAMGVVTHAAEPALKTVFEGDFLVGAAVNRRQVEGSAAADVGIVRRHFNTITPENAMKWGPLQPRPGAYAFTEADRFVAFGEEHGMVLIGHTLVWHQQTPRWVFEDGEGGPASRELLLERMRDHIHTVVGRYRGRIRGWDVVNEALNDDGTMRQSPWFNLVGEDYLVKAFEFAREADPEAELYYNDYSLEGPRKRAGAVRLLRQLLDAGAKVTAVGLQGHYSLEHPSARQIEETLEAFIALGLRVMITELDVNVLPTPWGGGADVSVRLAADAKWNPYTDGLPADVERRLADRYAELFGIFLNHRHSLSRVTFWGVTDASSWLNNFPIRGRTNYPLLFGRDGRPKPAFEAVVALGRTSAPGSE
- a CDS encoding Gfo/Idh/MocA family oxidoreductase — its product is MNTRPITRRSFVQTTSTASALAALSPGVFGAARTRPLRTALIGTGGRGTGAANDHLEAARELGVDVRLVLLGDVFEDRLERSISALRNVGIEISRGQTMLGFDAYRRIAEADVDIVLLTTPPNFRPRHLAAAVAAGKHIFVEKPIAVDPVGCRSAMETGRIATEKKLSIVAGTQRRHEPGYLAIAKAIHDGAIGRIVGGTVHFCLDGGSIGRRPPGLSDAEWMIRSWNGWAEMCGDHIVEQHVHSLDVMNWFLGTHPVNCVSFGHRLRRRGGNCYDFFSTDYEFPGGVHIHSMARQVTGTWSRIGQFFRGERGMADVTGLVFADRVYVGGADRRSPIDLGRWERTPTSYVREHMNLIRSVLDGNPINEAQNIAESSLTAVMGRMSAYNGQLVTWDEMMASNFQCTPSAEDFERGTVTLPPEEAPVPGRG